A stretch of the Flavobacterium aquiphilum genome encodes the following:
- a CDS encoding toll/interleukin-1 receptor domain-containing protein, whose protein sequence is MEYKYDIALSFAGEDREYVDKVAQILKDKNVRVFYDKFEEVDLWGKDLGIHFDYVYRRQSKYFVPFISVHYEQKVWTNYEVRTAIARAIENKEEYILPVRFDKTELDGIRSTLGYLDISKMPPEELANKILQKLGNEANVPVPEKEEPKGQVYLSTYLQVSEFYGMTGIMIGVTVTNTVKDYRYFGPPYFKISQPLHGTADTFQLMDAVTPVSFPKRMEYGEQYQIMYNLKQGFLDQMKGFVGQEVTLTAFVGTTVGEKFSSNPMNIDDLFKFKN, encoded by the coding sequence ATGGAATACAAATACGACATTGCATTATCATTCGCTGGTGAGGACAGAGAATACGTTGATAAAGTTGCCCAAATTCTTAAAGACAAAAATGTTCGTGTTTTTTACGACAAGTTTGAAGAGGTTGACTTGTGGGGTAAAGACTTGGGTATTCATTTTGACTATGTTTACAGGCGACAATCAAAGTATTTTGTTCCTTTTATTTCAGTTCACTACGAACAAAAGGTATGGACAAATTACGAAGTGAGAACTGCTATTGCTCGTGCCATAGAAAACAAAGAAGAATACATTTTGCCTGTCCGTTTTGACAAGACAGAACTTGACGGAATTCGTTCAACCCTTGGTTATCTTGACATAAGTAAAATGCCACCCGAAGAACTTGCTAATAAAATCCTTCAAAAACTAGGAAACGAAGCAAATGTTCCTGTTCCAGAAAAAGAAGAACCCAAAGGACAAGTGTATCTTTCTACTTACCTTCAAGTAAGTGAGTTTTACGGTATGACAGGTATAATGATTGGTGTTACGGTTACAAACACTGTAAAAGATTACAGATACTTTGGCCCGCCTTACTTCAAAATCAGTCAGCCACTTCACGGGACAGCAGACACATTTCAATTAATGGACGCAGTCACGCCAGTTAGCTTTCCTAAACGAATGGAGTATGGAGAACAATATCAAATAATGTATAATCTCAAACAAGGCTTCCTTGACCAAATGAAAGGTTTTGTCGGACAAGAAGTTACTCTAACAGCATTTGTGGGGACAACTGTTGGAGAAAAATTCAGTTCAAATCCAATGAACATTGACGACTTATTTAAGTTCAAAAATTAG